A genomic stretch from Pontivivens ytuae includes:
- a CDS encoding acyl-CoA dehydrogenase, whose product MPDGQIQGTGPSLASFQWDDPFLLADQLGEEERMLSESARTFAQDKLMPRVTDAYLDETTDPEIFREMGEMGLLGATIPEEYGGLGAGYVSYGLIAREVERVDSGYRSMMSVQSSLVMYPIHAYGSEEQRKKYLPGLASGALIGCFGLTEPDAGSDPAGMKTTAKKTDGGYVLNGAKIWISNSPIADVFVVWAKSEAHGGKIRGFVLEKGIPGLSAPKIGGKLSLRASITGEIVMDGVEVGEDALLPNVEGLKGPFGCLNRARYGISWGVMGAAEECWHRARQYGLDRHQFGRPLAQTQLFQKKLADMQTEIALGLQGSLRVGRLLDEGRAAPEMISLVKRNNCGKALDIARTARDMHGGNGIQAEYHVMRHAQNLETVNTYEGTHDVHALILGRAQTGLQAFF is encoded by the coding sequence ATGCCTGACGGTCAGATCCAAGGTACCGGCCCCTCGCTCGCGTCGTTCCAGTGGGACGATCCGTTCCTGCTCGCCGATCAGCTCGGCGAGGAGGAGCGGATGCTGTCCGAGAGTGCGCGGACCTTCGCGCAGGACAAGCTGATGCCGCGGGTCACGGATGCCTATCTCGACGAGACGACGGATCCCGAGATCTTCCGCGAGATGGGTGAGATGGGGCTGCTCGGCGCCACGATCCCGGAGGAGTACGGGGGCCTCGGCGCGGGTTACGTGAGCTACGGCCTGATCGCGCGGGAGGTGGAGCGGGTGGACTCGGGCTACCGCTCCATGATGTCCGTGCAGTCCTCGCTGGTGATGTATCCGATCCACGCCTATGGCTCCGAGGAGCAGCGCAAGAAGTACCTGCCCGGCCTTGCCTCAGGCGCACTCATCGGCTGCTTCGGGCTGACCGAGCCCGATGCAGGCTCCGACCCCGCGGGCATGAAGACCACGGCGAAGAAGACCGATGGCGGCTACGTGCTCAACGGCGCCAAGATCTGGATCTCGAACTCGCCGATCGCCGATGTCTTTGTCGTCTGGGCGAAGTCCGAGGCGCATGGCGGCAAGATCCGTGGTTTCGTGCTGGAGAAGGGCATACCCGGCCTCTCCGCCCCGAAGATCGGCGGCAAGCTGAGCTTGCGCGCGTCGATCACCGGCGAGATCGTCATGGACGGGGTCGAGGTCGGCGAGGATGCGCTTCTGCCGAATGTCGAGGGACTGAAAGGCCCGTTCGGCTGCCTCAACCGCGCACGCTACGGCATCTCCTGGGGTGTGATGGGGGCGGCGGAGGAGTGCTGGCACCGCGCGCGGCAATACGGCCTCGACCGGCACCAGTTCGGGCGGCCGCTGGCGCAGACCCAGCTCTTCCAGAAGAAGCTCGCGGACATGCAGACCGAGATCGCGCTGGGGCTGCAGGGCTCGCTTCGCGTCGGCCGCCTGCTCGATGAAGGCCGCGCAGCGCCCGAGATGATCTCGCTGGTCAAGCGCAACAATTGCGGCAAGGCGCTCGACATCGCGCGGACCGCCCGGGACATGCATGGCGGCAACGGGATCCAGGCGGAGTACCACGTGATGCGCCACGCCCAGAACCTGGAGACGGTGAACACCTACGAGGGCACGCATGACGTGCACGCGCTGATCCTCGGCCGCGCGCAGACGGGCCTGCAGGCCTTCTTCTGA
- a CDS encoding surface lipoprotein assembly modifier, which yields MSAVLRALALLVLLALPAAAQPAYEDLSQEQQMAVIRAAIVQENYDAAQTLLAASRFDRGDLGYEAAFYQAIIFREGGRLEDAIALLRQIVTERPDIRAARFELAQTLALDGQRDAAEYHLQILAESASNAAEREQFESAIDLLERDNRLSFTGFVTIAPSTNFSNGASTDTIRLFGLPFEIENTEQSGVGLSYGGTGIFAQPIGTDRQLFLAAGAQFNEFPGSDFDNRIFTLRGGIQFGPPLRRLTLELVTDRRDVDGELSDTSQGGRVAARYPLAPRWLADAEFAFADREFERSDDRLVRDLEFTLRHALASNVSVSGGVIVEDTRADTDFNSFDGRGVVFGAARQFANGLVVDGQVEYVARDYDEEFVGLGDRREDRITRVRISALSSRLQFRGIAPRVSLTYTRQNSNVPIFDFDAYGAELTLTRSF from the coding sequence GTGTCGGCGGTTCTGAGGGCGCTCGCCCTCCTCGTCCTGCTGGCCCTGCCGGCCGCTGCGCAGCCGGCCTATGAGGATCTGAGCCAGGAGCAGCAGATGGCCGTGATCCGTGCGGCCATCGTGCAGGAGAACTACGACGCGGCGCAGACGCTGCTCGCTGCCTCCCGTTTCGACCGGGGAGATCTGGGCTACGAGGCCGCGTTCTACCAGGCGATCATCTTCCGTGAGGGCGGGCGGCTGGAGGATGCGATAGCGCTGCTCCGCCAGATCGTCACCGAGCGTCCCGACATCCGCGCCGCCCGGTTCGAGCTGGCGCAGACGCTGGCGCTCGACGGTCAGCGGGACGCGGCCGAATACCACCTCCAGATCCTGGCGGAGAGTGCGAGCAACGCCGCCGAGCGGGAGCAGTTCGAAAGCGCCATCGACCTGTTGGAGCGCGACAATAGGCTGAGCTTCACCGGCTTCGTGACGATCGCGCCGTCCACCAACTTCTCCAACGGGGCGTCGACCGACACGATCCGCCTGTTCGGCCTGCCTTTCGAGATCGAGAACACCGAGCAGTCGGGCGTCGGGCTGAGCTATGGCGGAACGGGGATCTTCGCTCAGCCGATCGGGACCGACCGGCAGCTCTTCCTCGCGGCGGGGGCGCAGTTCAACGAGTTTCCGGGCTCCGACTTCGACAACCGCATCTTCACCCTGCGCGGCGGGATCCAGTTCGGGCCGCCGCTGCGGCGCCTGACGCTGGAGCTCGTGACCGACCGGCGGGACGTGGACGGCGAGCTGTCCGATACCAGCCAGGGCGGCCGGGTGGCCGCGCGCTACCCGCTGGCGCCCCGCTGGCTCGCCGATGCCGAGTTCGCCTTCGCCGATCGGGAGTTCGAGCGGAGCGACGATCGGCTGGTGCGCGATCTGGAGTTCACGCTGCGCCACGCGCTCGCCTCGAATGTCAGCGTGAGCGGCGGCGTGATCGTCGAGGACACGCGGGCCGATACCGACTTCAACAGCTTCGACGGGCGCGGCGTGGTGTTTGGCGCGGCGCGGCAGTTCGCCAACGGCCTCGTGGTGGACGGGCAGGTGGAATACGTGGCGCGCGACTATGACGAGGAGTTCGTGGGCCTCGGCGACCGGCGGGAGGATCGGATCACGCGCGTGCGCATCTCCGCCCTGTCGAGCCGGTTGCAGTTCCGGGGCATCGCGCCGCGGGTGAGCCTGACCTACACCCGGCAGAATTCCAACGTTCCGATCTTCGACTTCGATGCCTACGGGGCGGAGCTGACGCTGACGCGGTCCTTCTGA
- a CDS encoding enoyl-CoA hydratase/isomerase family protein, translating into MTDTLFRIEGRAGRITLNRPDALNALTHDQVLEIEQRLRLWAEDPAVELVVIDGAGERAFCAGGDIQHLYETGRAGDFAYGRRFWADEYRLNALIWNYPKPYVAIMHGFVMGGGVGVSALGSHRIVTDGTQVAMPECGIGLIPDVGGSMLLGCAPGRLGEYLGTTGARMGPGDAIHATFADSYVPADRIEALKDALCEQGVDAIEEFAEPPEKGELQRQQAEIDAHFAGETAMDIVRSLEHEGGPLAADTLKKLRRSAPLSVACAVEAIHRARNLGRIEDALRLEYRFTARCMEHGEFLEGVRAAVIDKDRSPQWAVPTLEALPQVRVSQMLMPLGADELKL; encoded by the coding sequence ATGACCGACACTCTCTTCCGCATCGAAGGGCGCGCGGGCCGTATCACGCTCAACCGTCCCGATGCGCTCAACGCATTGACCCACGACCAGGTGCTGGAGATCGAGCAGCGCCTGCGCCTCTGGGCCGAGGACCCGGCGGTCGAGCTCGTCGTGATCGACGGCGCGGGCGAGCGGGCGTTCTGTGCGGGCGGCGACATCCAGCATCTCTATGAGACCGGGCGGGCGGGCGACTTCGCCTATGGTCGCCGTTTCTGGGCGGATGAGTACCGGCTCAATGCGCTGATCTGGAACTACCCCAAGCCCTATGTCGCGATAATGCACGGCTTCGTCATGGGCGGCGGTGTGGGCGTCTCGGCGCTTGGCTCGCACCGGATCGTGACCGACGGGACGCAGGTCGCGATGCCGGAATGCGGGATCGGGCTGATCCCGGATGTCGGTGGGTCTATGCTGCTCGGCTGTGCGCCGGGGCGGCTGGGCGAGTATCTCGGCACGACCGGCGCCCGGATGGGGCCGGGGGACGCGATCCACGCGACCTTCGCCGATAGCTATGTGCCCGCCGACCGGATCGAGGCCCTGAAGGACGCGCTCTGCGAACAGGGCGTCGATGCGATCGAGGAGTTCGCCGAGCCGCCGGAAAAGGGCGAGCTGCAGCGCCAGCAGGCCGAGATCGACGCGCATTTCGCGGGGGAGACGGCGATGGACATCGTGCGCTCGCTGGAGCACGAGGGCGGGCCTTTGGCCGCGGACACGCTGAAGAAGCTTCGGCGCAGCGCCCCCCTCTCCGTCGCCTGCGCGGTCGAGGCGATCCACCGCGCCCGCAATCTGGGTCGGATCGAAGATGCGCTGCGGCTGGAATACCGCTTCACCGCCCGCTGCATGGAGCATGGCGAGTTCCTGGAGGGCGTGCGCGCCGCCGTCATCGACAAGGACCGCAGCCCGCAATGGGCGGTCCCAACGCTGGAGGCACTGCCGCAGGTCCGGGTGAGCCAGATGCTGATGCCGCTCGGCGCGGACGAGTTGAAATTGTGA
- the mmsB gene encoding 3-hydroxyisobutyrate dehydrogenase, which produces MKIGFIGLGNMGAPMAANLVKAGHEVTGFDVAGVTVEGVVKAMTAAEAATGKDAVITMLPNGEILRRVYDEIVPAGLAGAAFIDCSTVDVDSARAVAEQAAAAGLLPVDAPVSGGVGGAAAGTLTFMAGGSEEAFAKAQPLFEVMGQKAVHCGASGNGQAAKICNNMILGVTMIATCEAFALADKLGLDRQAMFDVVSTSSGYSWSMNAYCPAPGIGPQSPADNGYKPGFAATLMLKDLRLSQQAAVSAGAQTPMGARAAEIYERFVEIDEDARDFSAILPWLSEGAG; this is translated from the coding sequence ATGAAGATCGGGTTCATCGGTCTCGGCAACATGGGCGCGCCGATGGCGGCCAACCTGGTGAAGGCGGGGCACGAGGTCACGGGCTTCGACGTGGCGGGCGTGACGGTGGAGGGCGTGGTGAAGGCCATGACCGCCGCCGAGGCTGCGACGGGGAAGGACGCCGTCATTACCATGCTGCCGAACGGCGAGATCCTGCGGCGCGTCTATGACGAGATCGTCCCGGCAGGCCTCGCGGGTGCGGCGTTCATTGACTGCTCCACCGTGGACGTGGACAGCGCGCGGGCCGTGGCGGAGCAGGCGGCGGCGGCCGGGCTTTTGCCGGTAGACGCGCCGGTCTCCGGCGGGGTCGGCGGTGCTGCGGCCGGGACGCTCACCTTCATGGCGGGCGGTTCGGAGGAGGCCTTCGCCAAGGCGCAGCCGCTCTTCGAGGTCATGGGGCAGAAGGCCGTGCATTGCGGCGCCTCCGGCAACGGGCAGGCGGCGAAGATCTGCAACAACATGATCCTCGGCGTCACCATGATCGCGACCTGCGAGGCGTTTGCGCTGGCCGACAAGCTGGGCCTCGACCGCCAGGCGATGTTCGATGTGGTGAGCACCTCCTCCGGCTATTCGTGGAGCATGAACGCCTACTGTCCCGCCCCTGGCATCGGGCCGCAGAGCCCGGCGGACAACGGCTACAAGCCCGGCTTCGCGGCGACGCTGATGCTGAAGGACCTGCGGCTGAGCCAGCAGGCGGCGGTCTCGGCGGGCGCGCAGACGCCGATGGGCGCGCGGGCAGCCGAGATCTACGAGCGGTTCGTGGAGATCGACGAGGACGCCCGCGATTTCTCCGCCATCCTGCCGTGGCTGTCGGAGGGAGCGGGTTAG